A stretch of the Metopolophium dirhodum isolate CAU chromosome 8, ASM1992520v1, whole genome shotgun sequence genome encodes the following:
- the LOC132950778 gene encoding serine/threonine-protein kinase grp: MSTEFVEGWRIAQTLGEGTFGEVKLLINRNTNGTVAMKTVDLKNFPDALMMVKKEAAIHSRLKHSSIIKYFGHRHSIDHYFIFLEYASGGELFDRIEPDIGMPHPEAKKFFKELLAGVEYLHNNGIAHRDLKPENLLLDEHGNLKISDFGLATLFLCGGKRRKLEKRCGTRPYLAPEVLSQLPYQAEPSDIWSCGIILVSMLAGELPWEMPSDDDEDYKLWKTTDYASHSPWCKLDTLALSLVRKILIPTPSRRYDISQIQSHNWFTKSKTCANKKVGISVLSDRGFDDARPCYSQPAPAAVPFSVSIPPNESDIHSFTQPTQVEDLLLSSQIQTSQTVSTTLNNSIQKLVKRMTRFIVCLSSDEALATLSQFLDDLGYTCKINTSGLVTITTADQRLVFKSNVIPMNHQTLMDFRLSRGCGLEFKRHFVAIKNAMSKLISKGPMMWPVAMATNTVP, from the exons ATGAGTACTGAATTTGTCGAAGGATGGAGAATTGCTCAGACGTTGGGCGAAGGAACATTTGGCGA GGTAAAACTTTTGATAAACCGAAATACCAATGGCACTGTAGCTATGAAAACAGTTGACTTAAAAAACTTTCCTGATGCACTAATGATGGTAAAAAAAGAAGCAGCTATACATTCTCGATTGAAGCATTcaagcattataaaatattttggacaCCGTCATAGCAtagatcattattttatattcttagaATATGCATCAGGAGGTGAACTATTTGATCGAATTG AACCGGACATTGGAATGCCTCACCCGGAAGCTAAGAAGTTTTTTAAAGAGTTGCTTGCTGGAGTT gaatatttacataataatggtATTGCACATAGAGATTTGAAACCAGAAAATTTATTATTGGACGAacatggaaatttaaaaataagtgatTTTGGACTAGcaactttatttttatgtggtggaaaa cgGCGTAAACTTGAAAAGAGGTGTGGAACTCGACCTTATTTAGCTCCTGAAGTTCTGTCACAGTTACCTTATCAAGCTGAACCTTCTGACATTTGGTCATGCGGTATTATACTCGTTTCTATGCTTGCTGGag aGTTACCTTGGGAAATGCCGTCAGATGATGACGaagattataaattatggaAGACTACTGATTATGCTAGTCATTCACCATGGTGTAAATTAGATACCTTGGCTTTGTCGCTTGTAAGAAAAATATTGATACCCACGCCGTCTAGAAGATATGATATATCACAAATTCAATCTCATAATTGGTTCACTAAGTCAAAAACATgtg cCAACAAGAAAGTGGGCATTTCAGTTTTGTCCGATAGAGGGTTTGATGATGCACGTCCATGTTATTCTCAACCAGCTCCAGCAGCAGTGCCATTTTCTGTATCTATTCCACCTAATGAATCCGATATACATTCATTTACCCAGCCTACTCAGGTTGAAGATTTGTTGCTGTCTTCGCAAATTCAGACATCACAAACAGTATCTACTACATTAaac aattctaTTCAGAAATTAGTCAAGAGAATGACGagatttattgtttgtttatcGTCTGATGAAGCATTAGCCACTCTGTCGCAGTTTCTTGATGATTTGGGTTATacatgtaaaatcaatacatctgGTTTG GTTACAATTACCACTGCTGATCAGCGATTAGTGTTTAAATCTAATGTGATTCCAATGAATCATCAGACTCTCATGGACTTCAGACTTTCAAGAGGTTGTGGCTTAGAATTTAAAAGACATTTCGTTGCCATTAAAAATGCAATGTCAAAATTGATATCCAAAGGTCCGATGATGTGGCCTGTCGCTATGGCAACCAATACAGTACCATGA